Below is a genomic region from Timaviella obliquedivisa GSE-PSE-MK23-08B.
ATATCCCAGAGATGCGAGTTTCCAACCTCGTTCACGAAAAAGCTTTCCGCTGCCTCTCGACGCTCCATGAGTTTGAGCCAGACACCTACGATCGCCTGCTCAAGCGACTAAAGGGCATTCACGTTGCTGCCCGATATGCCGATGAACAAACCGTGTTTAGTGCCAAAAAGTTGCCACAGGCGTTTGAGAATTGGCTAGATTATCGAGATTTTTTGCTCTCGACCCTGCCCAGAGAAGTGCGATCGCCTCCCATGCTCCACCTTTCAGGGCGATCGCCAAATCATAAAGTGTTTCACAAATCTCGTCTGGCAGACCTGCCAAATGTTTCCATCTCGGAATGTGACCAATGAGTTTAAACAATCTTTGCTGGTTAATCGTTATGGCGATCGCCTCAGTCATGTCGTTAATTTGAGGCTGCGGAGTAAGTTCAAACAAATCATTCTGCATCATTTTTTACTGCGAGTGGCGCGTTGTTTGGATGGTGTCGGCTCTATAGGAGTCTCTGATGTTGCAACGGCTGCGTAACTATCGATCGCCACTCTAGCTGCACCATTGGCTGCAACTACTGTGTCAAAAGTTTGATCACTCGCAACAGTTACAAAAGTTTTTTTGCTAACGCCCCGTACAAAGTAGTGATACTTTGGAGGCTTTGATTCAACATCACCATCGATCCAGTACTCGTAATTTTTGTACTCGATTGGCTTGGTAGGAAGAGGCGAGGTGTAGCAATTCATGATTAAGGTATGAGTGAGGATTGATGGGCAGATGGATGGCTCTGCCCCAGCCAGAACGTTAGGCGGCAACCCGTAGTTCAATCTCAGCGATCGCCCGTCGCTCAATCATTTTGGCGATCGAGAATTGATTAATTAGCAGTTGCAGATCGATCGTCATCTCCTTCAACTTATCTTCAGCAGCCTGCAAACATTCAGCCGCCTCTCTATAGCCTTGCTCGTCCATCATGGTTTTGCGAACCGTTTTGCGCTGAGTATCGTTCTTTAAAACTTCGTTGAATGCAATCTCAGTATCAATTTTAGCGGTGAGTCGATTAACCTCCTCTTGATGATTGCGGACAAACTTTTCGGCGGTAAGAACTGCGAGTTGTTGCGTAGCGATCGCTCGTGGATATTCGTGTAATTGCATTGATTTTCTCCGTTAATATTGTGTCGGTCTTAAACGTTCACAGTTTGCCCTAACCCAAGAGAGCGGCACTCTAGCTAGCGCGTAAAAGCTAGAGTGCCAAGATTTTATTTAGAAGTTAGTGGGGCAAATACTAAGGGTGCCTGCTTCGTCGCTCCGAATACAAACCACAGTTTCATCGTCGAGGCGTAGGCGATCGGCGGTTGCCGATGCGCCATGGCGATCGTAGGTGCCGTAGAAGGATAAGCCTCGATCGGTTTGGATGTAGAGGTCGTAAGTTACCTCTGATTTGGTTGCTTGTCGAGCGGGCTTAACCCGACTGCCGGAGCCAGCGCTAGGAGGTACGCCCTCTCTACCGACCATGTCGGGGTTTTGCTTCGTGATGGTGGGGCGATCGGACTCGGGAATTGATCTGCCACTGCCACGCTCAGCAAAGACGGGAAGAGTAAGGGAAACAGAAAAGACGATGGAAGCTAAAACAATAGAAAAACGTGCAAACATAGTAAAACTCACTGAGTGTAGGTGGGTAATGCGATCGCCCTTCCCGTCCAAAGTTGGGGCGATCGCTTTTGAAATTAACTGCCAATCTCAGCCGAGTTGGGAATCACAGACTTTTAGAATTGAGAGGATTAGCACCGCATTTCAGGCTGTCAGCTTGCACAGGGCAAAAGCTCTTGATCCATGCAGGGGAGATCACAACGGTGGGTGAGTTCATCCCTAGCCCTTCAGCCTTAGTGAAACTTAAGCCGATTCCTTCACGGTGTAAGAAACCGATTTAAGAGCCTGCTTGAACGCTTGCTGGTTAAAGCCTTGAGTGCGATCGCTTTGAGCAGCTAGGAACGGTGCATCACTCACTAATTGTTCGATCGAAGACTCCAACCACTCCACTAAACAAGCTCTTAAGTCATTAGCTGCATAGTGAGTTCCTTCTTCTTGCATTAACCATGACTGAAGAGTTTGAGCCGCTTCCGTTAAACCTTCACTAGCTGCTTCAGAGATGTAAATCTGTTGAGATTGATTTTGAGTTAACATTGTGTGCAAATCCTTATTTGTTGAGGGTTCCTGAGAGGCGATTGCTAGGTGTGGTAACTGGGCGATCGCCCTCTCTTGTATTTATTGTGTCTCAGATAGTGATACATGTCAAGCATTTAGAATAACAATCAATTTATTTGAAATATCAATGTAATAAGATAGAGTATCGATAGTATGCGATCGTAATACAGCCCCCATAATTAGGGAATGAGGAGAATGTACTGCCAACTATCTGTGCTAATAGCGCAACGGAATCTAGAGCTTGCCGAGAGAGGCGAGCAGCTTTCTCAACGTCGTTTGTCAAGGGAGCTTAGCCTGTCGCTGACGACCATAAATAAGCTCTATAACGGTCGTCCTTTGACGGCTCGAATCGATCCAGACACGATTGAAAAAATTTGTGACTACTTCCAATGTGGAATTAGTGATTTATTCGTTTTGAAGGTTGAGGTAAGTGAATCATGACTAATTCTCTATCTGCCGATGATCGCTTCCTGCAACTGATGGAAGCGATCGCACAAACCCGACAGCTCGTCGAGGGCAACGCTGAAGCGATCGCCGCCCAACAACAAGCATGGGTTGAAACTAGTAGGCTTGTTGAAAGCAATGCTAGATCTATTGCCGAGCAACGCGAGGCATGGATTGAGACTCGCCAAATTATAGAGAGCAGTTCTAGGGCGATTGCTGCCAACTCAAACACAGTGACTGAGCTACGTGAAGAGCTAAGGGTCAATATTACTGATGTTGTCAGCATGATTAGCACAATGGCAGAGCAGGCAGAAGTCGATCGTGCTGAGACTCGAGCAACAGTTCAGCAGATCCTTGAAGTATTGACTCAGCGATTTACAAGCAACGGTCATTAACGGAAAAACCACCCTAGGCGGGATGGCTTCATGCACTACTTCACTTTTTTCTTTCTAATTTTCCGCCAGACCCAGCGGATTGGAATCCAGACGAACCAAACCAAAACTCCCAGAGCTTGGAAATCTGATCTCCTAAAAAATGGATTGCTCACTACTGTCCTCCCTGCTGCTTGTATTTTTCGCAGCTTTTTGGGTTGCCTCCGTCGCAGCTATCCTTTAAATATTTCAGCAGACCTTG
It encodes:
- a CDS encoding helix-turn-helix transcriptional regulator yields the protein MRRMYCQLSVLIAQRNLELAERGEQLSQRRLSRELSLSLTTINKLYNGRPLTARIDPDTIEKICDYFQCGISDLFVLKVEVSES